Proteins from a genomic interval of Brachyhypopomus gauderio isolate BG-103 unplaced genomic scaffold, BGAUD_0.2 sc54, whole genome shotgun sequence:
- the zc4h2 gene encoding zinc finger C4H2 domain-containing protein isoform X1, which produces MTEEQGIMCKLENIREIRSKTVQMERLKSRLRSEFQALESEEKHLREYKQEMDLLLQEKMAHVEELRLIHADINVMENTIKQSESDLNKLLESTRRLHDEFKPLKDHVDALRLTLGLQRLKEEDRLSLDYFEKQKSEWQTEPQDPPIPESLAAAAAAAQQLQAARKHQNNQNQNQDTRQPATFRQQPPPMKACLSCHQQIHRNAPICPLCKAKSRSRNPKKPKRKPDE; this is translated from the exons ATGACGGAGGAACAGGGGATCATGTGTAAGCTGGAGAACATCCGGGAGATACG GAGTAAGACGGTTCAGATGGAGAGGCTGAAATCACGCTTGCGTAGTGAGTTTCAGGCCCTGGAGAGTGAGGAGAAACACCTCCGAGAATACAAACAGGAAATGGACCTGCTGCTTCAGGAAAAGATGGCACATGTGGAGGAACTGAGACTCATACACGCGGATATTAATGTG atggAGAACACCATTAAGCAGTCTGAGAGTGATCTGAATAAGCTGTTGGAGTCCACACGCCGGCTGCATGATGAGTTCAAGCCCCTGAAGGATCACGTGGACGCGCTCAGACTCACGCTGGGCCTCCAGAGACTGAAAGAGGAGGACAGACTCTCCCTGGA ctactTTGAGAAGCAGAAGTCTGAATGGCAGACGGAACCCCAGGATCCTCCAATCCCAGAATCCTTAGCGGCAGCTGCGGCTGCAGCACAGCAGCTACAAGCAGCTCGAAAACACCAGAacaaccagaaccagaaccaggacACCAGACAACCAGCAACCTTCCGCCAACAACCCCCACCcatgaag gcatGTCTGTCATGTCATCAGCAGATCCACCGGAACGCTCCGATCTGTCCACTCTGCAAAGCCAAGAGTCGCTCCCGTAACCCCAAAAAACCTAAAAGAAAGCCTgatgagtaa
- the zc4h2 gene encoding zinc finger C4H2 domain-containing protein isoform X2 yields the protein MCMWNEFRSKTVQMERLKSRLRSEFQALESEEKHLREYKQEMDLLLQEKMAHVEELRLIHADINVMENTIKQSESDLNKLLESTRRLHDEFKPLKDHVDALRLTLGLQRLKEEDRLSLDYFEKQKSEWQTEPQDPPIPESLAAAAAAAQQLQAARKHQNNQNQNQDTRQPATFRQQPPPMKACLSCHQQIHRNAPICPLCKAKSRSRNPKKPKRKPDE from the exons ATGTGCATGTGGAATGAATTCAG GAGTAAGACGGTTCAGATGGAGAGGCTGAAATCACGCTTGCGTAGTGAGTTTCAGGCCCTGGAGAGTGAGGAGAAACACCTCCGAGAATACAAACAGGAAATGGACCTGCTGCTTCAGGAAAAGATGGCACATGTGGAGGAACTGAGACTCATACACGCGGATATTAATGTG atggAGAACACCATTAAGCAGTCTGAGAGTGATCTGAATAAGCTGTTGGAGTCCACACGCCGGCTGCATGATGAGTTCAAGCCCCTGAAGGATCACGTGGACGCGCTCAGACTCACGCTGGGCCTCCAGAGACTGAAAGAGGAGGACAGACTCTCCCTGGA ctactTTGAGAAGCAGAAGTCTGAATGGCAGACGGAACCCCAGGATCCTCCAATCCCAGAATCCTTAGCGGCAGCTGCGGCTGCAGCACAGCAGCTACAAGCAGCTCGAAAACACCAGAacaaccagaaccagaaccaggacACCAGACAACCAGCAACCTTCCGCCAACAACCCCCACCcatgaag gcatGTCTGTCATGTCATCAGCAGATCCACCGGAACGCTCCGATCTGTCCACTCTGCAAAGCCAAGAGTCGCTCCCGTAACCCCAAAAAACCTAAAAGAAAGCCTgatgagtaa
- the shisa2a gene encoding shisa family member 2a: MNSDLRTRVMVPSTLVLCLWLPAAAPLVRAVTGEYCHAWLDSIDTRHRGFHCPERYDAEGARYCCGTCALRYCCASADTRLDQSTCDTELQDSDKTQKTKPSIPTYLPFVIVVSAFLSFTLLGAMVSIFCCQCVKPITTQRSSGPSPTQTSLLESGGPSPKSSAHSCSSTGASTGPRPPRPCLSEQSAYGAPAGPFPGQQAQAFAPTLHQGAGPFYQPYLSYPLPPEHTMLMGTAFLDGRVALGQLAQPFPQTPMHTEPIHSTVTI, encoded by the exons ATGAACTCGGATTTACGCACGCGCGTCATGGTGCCTTCGACCCTCGTGCTGTGTCTGTGGCTCCCGGCAGCTGCGCCGCTGGTGCGCGCGGTCACCGGGGAATACTGTCACGCGTGGCTGGACTCCATCGACACGCGGCACCGGGGCTTCCACTGTCCCGAGCGCTACGACGCGGAGGGCGCGCGCTACTGCTGCGGCACGTGCGCGCTGCGCTACTGCTGCGCGTCTGCGGACACGCGCCTCGACCAGAGCACCTGTGACACGGAGCTGCAGGACTCGGATAAAACGCAAAAAACGAAACCGAGCA tTCCCACCTACCTCCCTTTTGTGATTGTAGTGAGTGCGTTTCTGTCCTTCACGCTGCTGGGTGCCATGGTCTCAATCTTCTGCTGTCAGTGTGTAAAGCCCATCACAACCCAACGTTCAAGTGGGCCCTCCCCCACCCAAACCAGCCTATTAGAATCCGGGGGTCCTTCGCCGAAGAGCTCCGCCCACTCCTGCTCGTCCACCGGTGCCAGCAccgggccccgcccaccccgaCCGTGTCTGTCTGAGCAGAGCGCCTACGGAGCGCCGGCCGGGCCGTTTCCGGGACAACAGGCCCAAGCGTTTGCTCCCACCCTCCACCAAGGGGCGGGGCCATTCTACCAGCCCTACCTGAGCTACCCACTGCCCCCAGAACACACCATGCTGATGGGCACCGCCTTCCTGGACGGGCGCGTGGCCCTGGGGCAGCTCGCACAGCCCTTCCCCCAGACACCCATGCACACCGAGCCCATACACTCCACCGTCACCATCTGA
- the mtmr8 gene encoding phosphatidylinositol-3,5-bisphosphate 3-phosphatase MTMR8 isoform X2: MEHIITPKVEYVKLLDRYGKKSAIGTLYLTATHLIYVEQANHTRKETWVLHHHISSIEKLPLTASGCPLLIHCKTFQLIHLLLSRERETQDVYQSLLRLSQPVKEEELYAFLYNPHHGDGERQDGWNLIDMATDFSRMGLPNALWDISSLNSSYQLCSTYPSLLGIPKSASVATVTGSAKFRSRGRLPALSYYHKDTKAAVCRCSQPLSGLNSRCVEDEEMLKAIAHANPTCPFIYVVDTRPKLNAMANRAAGKGYESEDNYPNIRFHFQGIENIHVMRGSLQKLLELCVLKSPTMSDYLAGLESSGWLRHIKAVMDAGVFLAKAVADEGASVLVHCSDGWDRTAQVCSVACILLDPYYRTIKGLMVLIEREWISFGHKFNHRCGHLEGDPKEVSPVFTQFVECVWQLCEQFPCAFQFNEQYLLTIHDHVYACQYGNFIGNCQKEREEIRLRERTFSLWPHLLQNQDEFRNPLYKRATHNTVLRPSTLPLHFRFWCGMYNRYDKGIHPRQSVVNTLLALTLRQTQEEKTMTELQRLAVVDGVLPGPDEPVTMPPDQNGCPQTTPTGTWATPTGKSNGNCACVKRSPGGKVDSDLGMCSQEEPKDIATETT, from the exons ATGGAGCACATTATAACACCCAag GTGGAATATGTGAAACTATTGGACAGATATGGTAAGAAGTCAGCAATTGGCACACTGTACCTGACCGCCACCCACCTCATTTATGTGGAACAAGCCAACCACACCCGAAAGGAAACATGG gttctGCATCATCACATCTCCTCCATAGAGAAGCTCCCTCTCACAGCTTCAGGCTGTCCACTCTTAATTCACTGCAAAACCTTCCAGCTGATTCACCTCCTGctgtccagagagagagagactcaggaTGTGTACCAGTCCCTACTACGCCTGTCCCAACCAg tgaaggaggaggagctcTACGCGTTTCTATACAACCCTCACCATGGCGACGGAGAGCGGCAGGACGGCTGGAACCTCATCGACATGGCGACTGACTTCAGCAGGATGGGTCTGCCCAATGCATTGTGGGACATCAGTTCCCTCAACAGCAGCTACCAG CTTTGTAGTACATACCCATCACTGCTTGGCATTCCTAAATCTGCCTCTGTTGCTACAGTAACGGGCAGCGCCAAGTTCAGAAGCAGGGGCCGGCTACCTGCTCTCTCATACTACCACAAAGATaccaag GCAGCAGTGTGTCGCTGTAGTCAACCGCTGTCGGGTCTGAACTCTCGCTGTGTAGAGGATGAGGAGATGTTGAAGGCCATCGCCCACGCCAACCCCACCTGCCCCTTCATCTACGTCGTAGACACGCGGCCTAAG ctaaaCGCCATGGCCAACCGGGCAGCTGGTAAGGGGTATGAGAGTGAGGACAACTACCCCAACATCAGATTCCATTTCCAGGGCATCGAGAACATCCACGTCATGAGAGGCAGTCTGCAAAAACTACTGGAGT tgtgtgtgctgaagtCTCCCACCATGAGTGACTATCTCGCAGGCCTGGAGAGCTCTGGGTGGCTCAGACACATCAAAGCTGTGATGGATGCAGGAGTCTTCCTCGCTAAA GCTGTAGCTGATGAAGGTGCGAGTGTGTTGGTCCACTGTTCTGATGGGTGGGACCGCACGGCTCAGGTCTGCTCGGTGGCCTGCATTCTGCTGGACCCCTACTACAGAACCATCAAAGGACTaatg GTTCTGATAGAGAGGGAGTGGATTTCATTTGGCCACAAGTTCAATCACAG GTGTGGCCATCTGGAGGGTGACCCCAAGGAGGTGTCTCCCGTCTTCACCCAgtttgtggagtgtgtgtggcagctgtGTGAGCAGTTCCCCTGCGCCTTCCAGTTTAACGAGCAATACCTTCTCACCATCCACGACCACGTCTACGCCTGCCAGTACGGAAACTTCATCGGAAACTGCCAGAAAGAGCGAGAGGAGATAAG GCTCAGAGAGAGAACGTTCTCGTTGTGGCCGCACTTACTGCAGAACCAGGACGAGTTCAGGAACCCTCTGTACAAACGcgccacacacaacactgtacTGAGACCAAGTACTCTCCCTCTACACTTTcg gttctgGTGTGGGATGTATAACCGCTATGATAAGGGCATACACCCCAGACAGTCTGTAGTCAACACACTCCTCGCTCTCACCCTGAGACAGACGCAGGAGGAGAAGACCATGACTGAACTACAGAGA CTGGCTGTGGTTGATGGAGTCCTCCCTGGTCCAGATGAGCCAGTTACCATGCCTCCCGATCAGAATGGCTGTCCTCAGACCACTCCCACTGGAACTTGGGCCACTCCCACTGGAAAATCAAATGGAAACTGTGCATGTGTCAAAAGATCTCCTGGAGGAAAGGTGGATTCAGATTTGGGAATGTGCAGTCAGGAAGAACCCAAAGACATCGCCACAGAAACGACCTAA
- the mtmr8 gene encoding phosphatidylinositol-3,5-bisphosphate 3-phosphatase MTMR8 isoform X1: MEHIITPKVEYVKLLDRYGKKSAIGTLYLTATHLIYVEQANHTRKETWVLHHHISSIEKLPLTASGCPLLIHCKTFQLIHLLLSRERETQDVYQSLLRLSQPVKEEELYAFLYNPHHGDGERQDGWNLIDMATDFSRMGLPNALWDISSLNSSYQLCSTYPSLLGIPKSASVATVTGSAKFRSRGRLPALSYYHKDTKAAVCRCSQPLSGLNSRCVEDEEMLKAIAHANPTCPFIYVVDTRPKLNAMANRAAGKGYESEDNYPNIRFHFQGIENIHVMRGSLQKLLELCVLKSPTMSDYLAGLESSGWLRHIKAVMDAGVFLAKAVADEGASVLVHCSDGWDRTAQVCSVACILLDPYYRTIKGLMVLIEREWISFGHKFNHRCGHLEGDPKEVSPVFTQFVECVWQLCEQFPCAFQFNEQYLLTIHDHVYACQYGNFIGNCQKEREEIRLRERTFSLWPHLLQNQDEFRNPLYKRATHNTVLRPSTLPLHFRFWCGMYNRYDKGIHPRQSVVNTLLALTLRQTQEEKTMTELQRQLAVVDGVLPGPDEPVTMPPDQNGCPQTTPTGTWATPTGKSNGNCACVKRSPGGKVDSDLGMCSQEEPKDIATETT; the protein is encoded by the exons ATGGAGCACATTATAACACCCAag GTGGAATATGTGAAACTATTGGACAGATATGGTAAGAAGTCAGCAATTGGCACACTGTACCTGACCGCCACCCACCTCATTTATGTGGAACAAGCCAACCACACCCGAAAGGAAACATGG gttctGCATCATCACATCTCCTCCATAGAGAAGCTCCCTCTCACAGCTTCAGGCTGTCCACTCTTAATTCACTGCAAAACCTTCCAGCTGATTCACCTCCTGctgtccagagagagagagactcaggaTGTGTACCAGTCCCTACTACGCCTGTCCCAACCAg tgaaggaggaggagctcTACGCGTTTCTATACAACCCTCACCATGGCGACGGAGAGCGGCAGGACGGCTGGAACCTCATCGACATGGCGACTGACTTCAGCAGGATGGGTCTGCCCAATGCATTGTGGGACATCAGTTCCCTCAACAGCAGCTACCAG CTTTGTAGTACATACCCATCACTGCTTGGCATTCCTAAATCTGCCTCTGTTGCTACAGTAACGGGCAGCGCCAAGTTCAGAAGCAGGGGCCGGCTACCTGCTCTCTCATACTACCACAAAGATaccaag GCAGCAGTGTGTCGCTGTAGTCAACCGCTGTCGGGTCTGAACTCTCGCTGTGTAGAGGATGAGGAGATGTTGAAGGCCATCGCCCACGCCAACCCCACCTGCCCCTTCATCTACGTCGTAGACACGCGGCCTAAG ctaaaCGCCATGGCCAACCGGGCAGCTGGTAAGGGGTATGAGAGTGAGGACAACTACCCCAACATCAGATTCCATTTCCAGGGCATCGAGAACATCCACGTCATGAGAGGCAGTCTGCAAAAACTACTGGAGT tgtgtgtgctgaagtCTCCCACCATGAGTGACTATCTCGCAGGCCTGGAGAGCTCTGGGTGGCTCAGACACATCAAAGCTGTGATGGATGCAGGAGTCTTCCTCGCTAAA GCTGTAGCTGATGAAGGTGCGAGTGTGTTGGTCCACTGTTCTGATGGGTGGGACCGCACGGCTCAGGTCTGCTCGGTGGCCTGCATTCTGCTGGACCCCTACTACAGAACCATCAAAGGACTaatg GTTCTGATAGAGAGGGAGTGGATTTCATTTGGCCACAAGTTCAATCACAG GTGTGGCCATCTGGAGGGTGACCCCAAGGAGGTGTCTCCCGTCTTCACCCAgtttgtggagtgtgtgtggcagctgtGTGAGCAGTTCCCCTGCGCCTTCCAGTTTAACGAGCAATACCTTCTCACCATCCACGACCACGTCTACGCCTGCCAGTACGGAAACTTCATCGGAAACTGCCAGAAAGAGCGAGAGGAGATAAG GCTCAGAGAGAGAACGTTCTCGTTGTGGCCGCACTTACTGCAGAACCAGGACGAGTTCAGGAACCCTCTGTACAAACGcgccacacacaacactgtacTGAGACCAAGTACTCTCCCTCTACACTTTcg gttctgGTGTGGGATGTATAACCGCTATGATAAGGGCATACACCCCAGACAGTCTGTAGTCAACACACTCCTCGCTCTCACCCTGAGACAGACGCAGGAGGAGAAGACCATGACTGAACTACAGAGA CAGCTGGCTGTGGTTGATGGAGTCCTCCCTGGTCCAGATGAGCCAGTTACCATGCCTCCCGATCAGAATGGCTGTCCTCAGACCACTCCCACTGGAACTTGGGCCACTCCCACTGGAAAATCAAATGGAAACTGTGCATGTGTCAAAAGATCTCCTGGAGGAAAGGTGGATTCAGATTTGGGAATGTGCAGTCAGGAAGAACCCAAAGACATCGCCACAGAAACGACCTAA
- the mtmr8 gene encoding phosphatidylinositol-3,5-bisphosphate 3-phosphatase MTMR8 isoform X3, with protein MCTSPYYACPNQEEELYAFLYNPHHGDGERQDGWNLIDMATDFSRMGLPNALWDISSLNSSYQLCSTYPSLLGIPKSASVATVTGSAKFRSRGRLPALSYYHKDTKAAVCRCSQPLSGLNSRCVEDEEMLKAIAHANPTCPFIYVVDTRPKLNAMANRAAGKGYESEDNYPNIRFHFQGIENIHVMRGSLQKLLELCVLKSPTMSDYLAGLESSGWLRHIKAVMDAGVFLAKAVADEGASVLVHCSDGWDRTAQVCSVACILLDPYYRTIKGLMVLIEREWISFGHKFNHRCGHLEGDPKEVSPVFTQFVECVWQLCEQFPCAFQFNEQYLLTIHDHVYACQYGNFIGNCQKEREEIRLRERTFSLWPHLLQNQDEFRNPLYKRATHNTVLRPSTLPLHFRFWCGMYNRYDKGIHPRQSVVNTLLALTLRQTQEEKTMTELQRQLAVVDGVLPGPDEPVTMPPDQNGCPQTTPTGTWATPTGKSNGNCACVKRSPGGKVDSDLGMCSQEEPKDIATETT; from the exons aTGTGTACCAGTCCCTACTACGCCTGTCCCAACCAg gaggaggagctcTACGCGTTTCTATACAACCCTCACCATGGCGACGGAGAGCGGCAGGACGGCTGGAACCTCATCGACATGGCGACTGACTTCAGCAGGATGGGTCTGCCCAATGCATTGTGGGACATCAGTTCCCTCAACAGCAGCTACCAG CTTTGTAGTACATACCCATCACTGCTTGGCATTCCTAAATCTGCCTCTGTTGCTACAGTAACGGGCAGCGCCAAGTTCAGAAGCAGGGGCCGGCTACCTGCTCTCTCATACTACCACAAAGATaccaag GCAGCAGTGTGTCGCTGTAGTCAACCGCTGTCGGGTCTGAACTCTCGCTGTGTAGAGGATGAGGAGATGTTGAAGGCCATCGCCCACGCCAACCCCACCTGCCCCTTCATCTACGTCGTAGACACGCGGCCTAAG ctaaaCGCCATGGCCAACCGGGCAGCTGGTAAGGGGTATGAGAGTGAGGACAACTACCCCAACATCAGATTCCATTTCCAGGGCATCGAGAACATCCACGTCATGAGAGGCAGTCTGCAAAAACTACTGGAGT tgtgtgtgctgaagtCTCCCACCATGAGTGACTATCTCGCAGGCCTGGAGAGCTCTGGGTGGCTCAGACACATCAAAGCTGTGATGGATGCAGGAGTCTTCCTCGCTAAA GCTGTAGCTGATGAAGGTGCGAGTGTGTTGGTCCACTGTTCTGATGGGTGGGACCGCACGGCTCAGGTCTGCTCGGTGGCCTGCATTCTGCTGGACCCCTACTACAGAACCATCAAAGGACTaatg GTTCTGATAGAGAGGGAGTGGATTTCATTTGGCCACAAGTTCAATCACAG GTGTGGCCATCTGGAGGGTGACCCCAAGGAGGTGTCTCCCGTCTTCACCCAgtttgtggagtgtgtgtggcagctgtGTGAGCAGTTCCCCTGCGCCTTCCAGTTTAACGAGCAATACCTTCTCACCATCCACGACCACGTCTACGCCTGCCAGTACGGAAACTTCATCGGAAACTGCCAGAAAGAGCGAGAGGAGATAAG GCTCAGAGAGAGAACGTTCTCGTTGTGGCCGCACTTACTGCAGAACCAGGACGAGTTCAGGAACCCTCTGTACAAACGcgccacacacaacactgtacTGAGACCAAGTACTCTCCCTCTACACTTTcg gttctgGTGTGGGATGTATAACCGCTATGATAAGGGCATACACCCCAGACAGTCTGTAGTCAACACACTCCTCGCTCTCACCCTGAGACAGACGCAGGAGGAGAAGACCATGACTGAACTACAGAGA CAGCTGGCTGTGGTTGATGGAGTCCTCCCTGGTCCAGATGAGCCAGTTACCATGCCTCCCGATCAGAATGGCTGTCCTCAGACCACTCCCACTGGAACTTGGGCCACTCCCACTGGAAAATCAAATGGAAACTGTGCATGTGTCAAAAGATCTCCTGGAGGAAAGGTGGATTCAGATTTGGGAATGTGCAGTCAGGAAGAACCCAAAGACATCGCCACAGAAACGACCTAA
- the mtmr8 gene encoding phosphatidylinositol-3,5-bisphosphate 3-phosphatase MTMR8 isoform X4: MATDFSRMGLPNALWDISSLNSSYQLCSTYPSLLGIPKSASVATVTGSAKFRSRGRLPALSYYHKDTKAAVCRCSQPLSGLNSRCVEDEEMLKAIAHANPTCPFIYVVDTRPKLNAMANRAAGKGYESEDNYPNIRFHFQGIENIHVMRGSLQKLLELCVLKSPTMSDYLAGLESSGWLRHIKAVMDAGVFLAKAVADEGASVLVHCSDGWDRTAQVCSVACILLDPYYRTIKGLMVLIEREWISFGHKFNHRCGHLEGDPKEVSPVFTQFVECVWQLCEQFPCAFQFNEQYLLTIHDHVYACQYGNFIGNCQKEREEIRLRERTFSLWPHLLQNQDEFRNPLYKRATHNTVLRPSTLPLHFRFWCGMYNRYDKGIHPRQSVVNTLLALTLRQTQEEKTMTELQRQLAVVDGVLPGPDEPVTMPPDQNGCPQTTPTGTWATPTGKSNGNCACVKRSPGGKVDSDLGMCSQEEPKDIATETT; the protein is encoded by the exons ATGGCGACTGACTTCAGCAGGATGGGTCTGCCCAATGCATTGTGGGACATCAGTTCCCTCAACAGCAGCTACCAG CTTTGTAGTACATACCCATCACTGCTTGGCATTCCTAAATCTGCCTCTGTTGCTACAGTAACGGGCAGCGCCAAGTTCAGAAGCAGGGGCCGGCTACCTGCTCTCTCATACTACCACAAAGATaccaag GCAGCAGTGTGTCGCTGTAGTCAACCGCTGTCGGGTCTGAACTCTCGCTGTGTAGAGGATGAGGAGATGTTGAAGGCCATCGCCCACGCCAACCCCACCTGCCCCTTCATCTACGTCGTAGACACGCGGCCTAAG ctaaaCGCCATGGCCAACCGGGCAGCTGGTAAGGGGTATGAGAGTGAGGACAACTACCCCAACATCAGATTCCATTTCCAGGGCATCGAGAACATCCACGTCATGAGAGGCAGTCTGCAAAAACTACTGGAGT tgtgtgtgctgaagtCTCCCACCATGAGTGACTATCTCGCAGGCCTGGAGAGCTCTGGGTGGCTCAGACACATCAAAGCTGTGATGGATGCAGGAGTCTTCCTCGCTAAA GCTGTAGCTGATGAAGGTGCGAGTGTGTTGGTCCACTGTTCTGATGGGTGGGACCGCACGGCTCAGGTCTGCTCGGTGGCCTGCATTCTGCTGGACCCCTACTACAGAACCATCAAAGGACTaatg GTTCTGATAGAGAGGGAGTGGATTTCATTTGGCCACAAGTTCAATCACAG GTGTGGCCATCTGGAGGGTGACCCCAAGGAGGTGTCTCCCGTCTTCACCCAgtttgtggagtgtgtgtggcagctgtGTGAGCAGTTCCCCTGCGCCTTCCAGTTTAACGAGCAATACCTTCTCACCATCCACGACCACGTCTACGCCTGCCAGTACGGAAACTTCATCGGAAACTGCCAGAAAGAGCGAGAGGAGATAAG GCTCAGAGAGAGAACGTTCTCGTTGTGGCCGCACTTACTGCAGAACCAGGACGAGTTCAGGAACCCTCTGTACAAACGcgccacacacaacactgtacTGAGACCAAGTACTCTCCCTCTACACTTTcg gttctgGTGTGGGATGTATAACCGCTATGATAAGGGCATACACCCCAGACAGTCTGTAGTCAACACACTCCTCGCTCTCACCCTGAGACAGACGCAGGAGGAGAAGACCATGACTGAACTACAGAGA CAGCTGGCTGTGGTTGATGGAGTCCTCCCTGGTCCAGATGAGCCAGTTACCATGCCTCCCGATCAGAATGGCTGTCCTCAGACCACTCCCACTGGAACTTGGGCCACTCCCACTGGAAAATCAAATGGAAACTGTGCATGTGTCAAAAGATCTCCTGGAGGAAAGGTGGATTCAGATTTGGGAATGTGCAGTCAGGAAGAACCCAAAGACATCGCCACAGAAACGACCTAA
- the asb12a gene encoding ankyrin repeat and SOCS box protein 12a translates to MLRLRPAEDDEAANESLQLNRAVANDDHFLLQELLSQERYRRCINQRSGWGVPGTPLRMAASKGHLRCLQLLLAHGAEVDSVDVKAQTPLFTAVCGRYLSCVLALLRAGANPNASLRNNSSPVLTAAREGDPEILRQLLHHGAEVDARSKVTMWTCGVAVCSGPLYLAAIYGHLDCFRILLLYGADPNYNCSGEQAASRAAPARRTVLEMCLRHGCSVDFIRLLIEFGANVYLPTLIIEKSTKQNEALEILLRERGCPRSLVSQCRLAVRRHLKRVNRMQAIDSLDVPPRLLDYLQHKPMKYRLSP, encoded by the exons ATGCTCCGTCTGCGCCCTGCGGAGGACGACGAGGCTGCTAACGAGAGCCTACAACTAAACAGGGCTGTGGCCAACGATGACCACTTCCTGCTGCAGGAACTACTGTCACAGGAACGCTACAGGAGGTGCATCAACCAGAGGAGTGGGTGGGGCGTCCCCGGAACACCCTTACGCATGGCTGCCTCCAAAG gccaCCTGCGCTGTCTGCAGCTGCTGCTGGCCCACGGAGCAGAGGTGGACAGTGTGGACGTGAAGGCCCAGACGCCCCTGTTCACGGCCGTGTGTGGCCGCTACCTCAGCTGTGTCCTGGCACTCCTGCGTGCCGGAGCAAACCCCAACGCAAGCCTCCGGAACAACAGCTCCCCCGTGCTGACGGCGGCCCGCGAGGGCGACCCCGAGATCCTGCGACAGCTGCTCCACCACGGCGCCGAGGTCGAcgccaggtcaaaggtcacgaTGTGGACCTGTGGGGTGGCGGTGTGCAGCGGACCGCTCTACCTGGCGGCGATCTATGGACACCTGGACTGCTTCAGGATTCTGCTGCTGTACGGGGCAGACCCGAACTACAACTGCTCCGGGGAGCAGGCggccagcagggcggcgccGGCGAGGAGAACGGTGCTGGAGATGTGTCTGAGACACGGCTGCAGCGTGGACTTCATACGTCTCCTCATCGAGTTTGGGGCCAACGTCTACCTGCCCACGCTGATCATCGAGAAGAGTACTAAACAGAACGAAGCCCTGGAGAtactgctgagagagagag GCTGTCCGAGGTCCCTGGTGTCGCAGTGCCGGCTGGCCGTCCGTCGACACCTGAAGCGGGTCAACAGGATGCAGGCGATAGACTCGCTGGACGTGCCCCCCCGTCTCCTGGACTACCTCCAACACAAGCCCATGAAGTACCGCCTCTCCCCCTga